The following are encoded together in the Adhaeribacter arboris genome:
- a CDS encoding anthranilate synthase component I family protein — MNKYKLYSTHKQLLADTVTPVGIYLQLRDKYPNCIMLESSDYHGNENSFSYICCDPIGGFELKDQVISQYFPDGTQEQFPLEDRRDAVKHLQQFINSFFIRTSPFNFINNGLFGYMTYDAVTYYEDIEFRPKETAYPELPEILYRLYRFIVVVDPFKNELYVFEHSIDEKSNGPGLEQLEALIKNKNIPAFTFTPDPDETSNFTDEHFLKVLNEGQRHCKLGNVFQIVLSRKFSKSFKGDEFNVYRALRSINPSPYLFYFDYGNFKIFGSSPEAQITLKGNKASIYPIAGTFRRTGNDNADAELARKLYDDPKENSEHVMLVDLARNDLGRHGDQVAVEVFKEVQYYSHVIHLVSKVTSQRSKETAPMLMVADTFPAGTLSGAPKYRAMTIIDELEPTSRGYYGGCIGYIGFNGDFNHAIMIRSFLSTRNQLHYQAGAGVVAKSNPDSELNEVHHKLAALRSAMEKAAGI; from the coding sequence ATGAATAAATACAAGCTGTATAGCACGCATAAACAACTCCTCGCCGATACCGTTACCCCTGTAGGAATATATTTGCAATTACGCGATAAATACCCGAACTGCATTATGCTCGAAAGTTCGGACTACCACGGCAACGAGAACAGCTTCTCTTACATTTGCTGCGATCCTATCGGAGGATTTGAGTTAAAAGATCAGGTAATCAGCCAATACTTTCCGGATGGTACCCAGGAACAATTTCCCCTCGAAGACCGGCGCGACGCGGTGAAGCATTTGCAGCAGTTTATTAATTCTTTTTTTATCCGGACTAGTCCTTTTAACTTTATTAATAATGGCCTGTTTGGGTACATGACCTACGACGCCGTTACGTATTACGAAGATATTGAATTCCGGCCGAAAGAAACGGCTTATCCAGAATTGCCCGAAATCCTGTATCGGTTGTACCGGTTTATTGTGGTGGTAGATCCATTTAAAAATGAGTTGTACGTATTCGAACACAGTATCGACGAAAAGAGCAATGGGCCCGGACTGGAACAATTAGAAGCTTTAATTAAAAATAAAAATATACCGGCTTTTACTTTCACCCCCGACCCTGACGAAACTTCAAACTTTACCGACGAACATTTCTTAAAAGTATTAAACGAGGGGCAGCGCCATTGTAAACTGGGTAATGTTTTTCAGATTGTATTATCCCGCAAATTCTCGAAAAGCTTTAAAGGCGATGAGTTTAACGTGTACCGGGCTTTGCGCTCGATTAATCCGTCGCCGTATTTGTTTTACTTCGATTACGGTAATTTTAAAATTTTCGGCTCTTCTCCCGAAGCTCAGATTACCTTAAAAGGCAATAAAGCCAGTATTTACCCCATTGCCGGCACTTTCCGGCGCACGGGTAACGATAATGCCGATGCCGAACTGGCCCGTAAACTCTACGACGACCCAAAAGAAAATTCGGAACACGTGATGCTGGTCGATTTAGCCCGTAATGATTTAGGCCGCCACGGGGACCAGGTAGCCGTAGAAGTTTTTAAAGAAGTGCAGTATTATTCGCACGTTATTCACCTGGTTTCGAAAGTAACCAGCCAGCGCTCTAAAGAAACAGCGCCCATGCTCATGGTGGCCGATACCTTCCCGGCCGGCACTTTATCCGGCGCTCCTAAATACCGCGCCATGACGATTATTGACGAACTGGAACCTACCAGCCGCGGCTACTACGGCGGTTGCATCGGCTACATCGGCTTTAACGGCGACTTTAACCACGCCATCATGATCCGCTCTTTCCTGAGTACTCGCAACCAGTTGCATTACCAGGCCGGTGCCGGCGTAGTAGCCAAATCCAACCCCGATTCTGAACTCAACGAAGTACACCACAAACTAGCCGCCCTCCGCTCCGCCATGGAGAAGGCCGCGGGGATTTAG
- a CDS encoding four helix bundle protein: protein MARVERFEELKIWQKAVEIAVDIFRISEVGSLKSDFSTKDQIRRSALSISSNIAEGFEYNSHLEFLRFLKYAKGSAGELRSQLFILQKLNLIEAEFYRNKFEELEQLSKQISSFMKYIKEFHSKK from the coding sequence ATGGCGCGGGTTGAGCGGTTTGAGGAGTTGAAGATTTGGCAGAAGGCGGTGGAGATTGCGGTGGATATTTTTAGAATCTCGGAAGTAGGTTCTTTAAAATCAGATTTCAGCACCAAAGACCAGATTAGAAGATCAGCTTTATCTATCTCCAGTAACATAGCCGAAGGATTTGAATACAACAGCCACTTGGAATTTTTAAGATTTTTAAAATATGCGAAAGGATCAGCGGGCGAATTAAGAAGTCAGTTATTTATCCTGCAAAAACTAAATTTGATTGAAGCAGAGTTTTATAGAAATAAGTTTGAAGAACTGGAACAATTATCGAAACAGATTTCTTCTTTTATGAAATACATCAAAGAGTTTCATTCCAAAAAGTAG
- a CDS encoding anthranilate synthase component II, whose product MKILVLDNYDSFTYNLVQLVKKLGYGMNMEVYRNDKISLAEVEEYDSILLSPGPGVPSEAGIMMDLIKQYAPTKKIMGVCLGHQAIGEVFGAELYNLPEPMHGVATSVKITSKNETMFRGLPTEFKVCRYHSWVVVPSSMPKELEVTAVDADGQIMALRHRVHNVRGVQFHPESILTENGENMMRAWLKGSITPKKSWI is encoded by the coding sequence ATGAAAATACTAGTTTTAGATAATTACGATTCGTTTACTTATAACCTGGTGCAGCTGGTGAAAAAGCTCGGGTACGGCATGAACATGGAGGTGTACCGGAACGATAAAATTAGCTTAGCCGAAGTAGAAGAATACGACAGCATACTATTGTCGCCGGGACCAGGAGTGCCTTCCGAAGCGGGCATTATGATGGATTTAATTAAACAGTACGCTCCTACTAAAAAAATTATGGGAGTTTGTCTGGGGCACCAGGCTATCGGCGAAGTTTTTGGGGCCGAGTTGTACAACTTGCCCGAGCCCATGCACGGGGTAGCTACTTCGGTTAAAATTACTTCTAAAAACGAAACCATGTTCCGGGGGTTACCCACCGAATTTAAAGTTTGCCGGTATCATTCCTGGGTGGTAGTGCCTTCGTCGATGCCAAAAGAATTGGAGGTAACGGCTGTGGATGCGGACGGACAAATTATGGCTTTGCGGCACCGGGTCCATAATGTCAGGGGAGTCCAGTTTCATCCGGAATCTATCTTAACCGAAAACGGCGAAAACATGATGCGGGCCTGGTTAAAAGGATCCATTACCCCGAAAAAAAGCTGGATATGA